A genome region from Arthrobacter sp. V1I9 includes the following:
- the aceE gene encoding pyruvate dehydrogenase (acetyl-transferring), homodimeric type — protein MAAGEDTSHILSGLTNQLPDRDPEETAEWVESLDSLIREQGTERAQYIMRSLLQRAGAQSVGVPMVTTTDYVNTIPVDQEAAFPGNEEFERRYRAYMRWNAAVMVHRSQRPNIGVGGHISTYAGAATLYEVGFNHFFRGKDHPGGGDQVFFQGHASPGMYARAFMEGRLGEEDLDGFRQEKSRQGHALSSYPHPRLMPEFWEFPTVSMGIGPMNAIYQAQSNRYLHNRGLKDTSDQQVWAFLGDGEMDEPESRGLLQLAANENLDNLNFVINCNLQRLDGPVRGNGKIMQELEAFFRGAGWNVIKVVWGREWDDLLTRDTDGSLVKIMNETPDGDYQTYKAESGGFVREHFFGKDPATKDLVADLTDDQIWNLKRGGHDYRKVYAAYKAATEFKGKPTVVLAKTVKGYGLGPHFEGRNATHQMKKLTLDDLKKFRDHLRIPITDEQLEKDPYQPPYYHPGTDAPEIQYMMERRAALGGSVPERRSKHAEITLPDAKSYEVAKRGSGKQQAATTMAFVRLLKDLMRDKEFGKHIAPIIPDEARTFGMDAFFPTAKIYNPKGQNYLSVDRDLVLAYKESPAGQLIHPGINEAGAVAAFTAAGTAYATHGVPLVPVYVFYSMFGFQRTGDAFWAAADQMTRGFIIGATAGRTTLTGEGLQHADGHSPLLASTNPAVVTYDPAYGYEMGHIIRDGLERMYGPDSEDRNLMYYLTVYNEPITQPAEPEELDVEGVLKGIYLLAPAKIDGPRTQILASGVSVPWALEAQQLLADDWGVSADVWSVTSWNELRRDGMAAEEEAFLNPGQPARVPFVTRQLEGATGPVVAVSDYMKAVPDQIRQFVPNEFATLGADGFGFSDTRAAARRFFKNDIHSIVVRSLEMLARRGEVDAQAPMKAIDKYRLHNVNAGSTGNAGGES, from the coding sequence GTGGCTGCAGGAGAAGATACCTCCCATATCCTCAGCGGGTTGACTAACCAGCTGCCTGATCGTGATCCGGAAGAGACCGCCGAGTGGGTTGAGTCCCTGGATTCGTTGATCAGGGAACAGGGCACCGAGCGTGCCCAATACATCATGCGGAGCCTGCTGCAGCGTGCCGGTGCGCAGAGCGTCGGGGTGCCGATGGTGACCACCACCGATTACGTGAACACCATCCCGGTGGACCAGGAAGCTGCGTTCCCGGGCAACGAGGAGTTCGAGCGCCGGTACCGGGCGTACATGCGGTGGAACGCCGCGGTGATGGTGCACCGGTCCCAGCGGCCGAACATCGGCGTGGGCGGGCACATCTCCACCTATGCCGGGGCCGCGACGCTGTATGAGGTGGGTTTCAACCACTTCTTCCGCGGCAAGGACCACCCCGGGGGCGGGGACCAGGTCTTCTTCCAGGGCCACGCCTCCCCCGGCATGTACGCCCGGGCGTTCATGGAAGGCCGGCTCGGCGAGGAGGACCTGGACGGGTTCCGGCAGGAAAAGTCCCGGCAGGGCCACGCCCTGTCCTCCTACCCGCACCCGCGGCTGATGCCGGAGTTCTGGGAATTCCCCACCGTGTCCATGGGCATCGGGCCGATGAACGCGATCTACCAGGCCCAGTCCAACCGGTACCTGCACAACCGGGGCTTGAAGGACACCAGTGACCAGCAGGTCTGGGCGTTCCTGGGCGATGGGGAAATGGACGAGCCCGAATCCCGCGGCCTGCTCCAGCTCGCCGCGAACGAGAACCTGGACAACCTGAACTTCGTGATCAACTGCAACCTTCAGCGCCTGGACGGGCCGGTGCGCGGCAACGGCAAGATCATGCAGGAACTCGAGGCGTTCTTCCGTGGCGCGGGCTGGAACGTGATCAAGGTCGTCTGGGGCCGGGAATGGGATGACCTGCTCACCAGGGACACCGACGGGTCGCTGGTGAAGATCATGAACGAAACCCCCGACGGTGATTACCAGACCTACAAGGCCGAATCCGGCGGGTTCGTCCGCGAACACTTCTTCGGCAAAGACCCGGCGACGAAGGACCTCGTCGCGGACCTGACCGATGACCAGATCTGGAACCTCAAACGCGGCGGCCACGACTACCGCAAGGTCTACGCCGCGTACAAGGCAGCAACCGAATTCAAGGGCAAACCCACCGTTGTCCTCGCCAAAACCGTCAAGGGCTACGGACTCGGACCCCACTTCGAGGGCCGCAACGCGACCCACCAAATGAAGAAACTCACCCTCGACGACCTGAAGAAGTTCCGCGACCACCTGCGGATCCCCATCACGGACGAGCAGCTCGAAAAAGACCCGTACCAGCCCCCGTACTACCACCCCGGCACGGACGCCCCGGAAATCCAGTACATGATGGAACGCCGCGCCGCCCTGGGCGGTTCGGTCCCGGAACGCCGGTCCAAGCACGCCGAGATCACCTTGCCGGACGCCAAGTCCTACGAAGTGGCCAAGCGCGGCTCGGGCAAGCAGCAGGCCGCCACCACCATGGCCTTCGTGCGGTTGCTCAAGGACCTGATGCGGGACAAGGAGTTCGGCAAGCACATCGCCCCGATCATCCCGGATGAGGCGCGCACGTTCGGTATGGACGCGTTCTTCCCCACCGCGAAGATCTACAACCCCAAGGGCCAGAACTACCTCTCCGTGGACCGGGACCTCGTCCTGGCCTACAAGGAATCCCCCGCCGGCCAGCTGATCCACCCCGGCATCAACGAAGCCGGCGCCGTCGCAGCCTTCACCGCCGCCGGCACCGCCTACGCCACCCACGGCGTGCCCCTGGTCCCGGTCTACGTGTTCTACTCCATGTTCGGCTTCCAGCGCACCGGCGACGCCTTCTGGGCAGCAGCAGACCAGATGACCCGCGGCTTCATCATCGGCGCCACCGCAGGCCGGACCACCCTCACCGGCGAAGGCCTCCAGCACGCCGACGGCCACTCCCCGCTCCTGGCCTCGACCAACCCGGCAGTGGTCACCTACGACCCCGCCTACGGCTACGAAATGGGCCACATCATCCGCGACGGCCTCGAACGCATGTACGGGCCCGACTCGGAAGACCGGAACCTCATGTACTACCTCACGGTCTACAACGAGCCCATCACCCAGCCCGCCGAACCGGAGGAGCTGGACGTGGAGGGTGTCCTCAAGGGCATCTACCTGCTGGCCCCGGCAAAGATCGACGGTCCCCGGACCCAGATCCTGGCTTCCGGCGTGTCGGTGCCCTGGGCACTCGAGGCGCAGCAGCTCCTGGCCGACGACTGGGGCGTCTCCGCAGACGTCTGGTCCGTCACGTCCTGGAACGAACTGCGCCGCGACGGCATGGCTGCCGAGGAGGAAGCCTTCCTTAACCCCGGCCAGCCCGCGCGCGTCCCGTTCGTGACCCGGCAGCTCGAAGGGGCCACCGGCCCGGTTGTTGCCGTGTCGGACTACATGAAGGCCGTCCCGGACCAGATCCGCCAGTTCGTGCCGAACGAGTTCGCAACGCTCGGCGCCGACGGCTTTGGCTTCTCCGACACCCGTGCCGCAGCCCGCCGCTTCTTCAAGAACGACATCCACTCCATCGTGGTGCGTTCACTGGAGATGCTGGCCCGCCGCGGTGAGGTTGACGCGCAGGCACCGATGAAGGCGATCGACAAGTACCGGCTGCACAACGTCAATGCCGGTTCCACCGGCAACGCCGGAGGCGAGTCCTAG
- a CDS encoding DUF3052 domain-containing protein, which produces MSEADAATSVNVAEKLGFKNGDLIQEFGYDDDVDFDLRDDIEDFTGSELLDEDDHEVADAVILWWRDGDGDLVDSLMDSLTTLSETGVVWVLTPKSGRTGYVSPADIQEAAPTAGLHVTTSAGVSKDWSAARLVSRKNK; this is translated from the coding sequence GTGAGCGAGGCCGACGCCGCCACTTCGGTAAATGTGGCGGAAAAATTGGGTTTCAAGAACGGGGATCTGATTCAGGAGTTCGGTTACGACGACGACGTCGATTTCGACTTGCGTGACGACATTGAAGACTTCACGGGTTCAGAGCTGCTGGATGAGGACGACCATGAGGTGGCGGACGCCGTTATCCTCTGGTGGCGCGACGGCGACGGCGACCTGGTGGACAGCCTGATGGATTCGCTGACCACGCTCAGCGAAACCGGTGTTGTCTGGGTCCTGACTCCGAAGTCCGGAAGGACCGGGTACGTCTCACCGGCGGACATCCAGGAGGCCGCACCGACGGCCGGCCTGCACGTAACAACCTCGGCAGGCGTCTCCAAGGACTGGAGCGCAGCCCGTCTGGTGAGCAGGAAAAACAAGTGA
- a CDS encoding peroxiredoxin — protein MTAALAAATQAVPAVGGPAPDFELANQFGEPVRLSSFRGQNVVLVFYPFAFSGICTGELCEIRDNLAMFEDANATVLAVSVDSKFSLRAYGAQEGYGFDLLADFWPHGAVAAAYGVFDADSGMAKRGTFIIDAAGTVRYSVVNPRGQARDLQEYRAALAGLGQV, from the coding sequence GTGACGGCAGCGCTTGCCGCTGCCACTCAAGCTGTGCCCGCGGTCGGCGGGCCGGCACCTGACTTTGAACTCGCCAACCAGTTCGGCGAACCGGTCCGGCTGTCATCCTTCCGCGGCCAGAATGTGGTCCTGGTCTTCTATCCGTTCGCTTTCTCCGGCATCTGTACCGGGGAGCTGTGCGAGATTCGGGACAACCTGGCCATGTTCGAGGACGCCAATGCCACGGTCCTGGCTGTGTCTGTTGACAGCAAGTTCAGCCTGCGTGCGTACGGCGCCCAGGAAGGGTACGGCTTTGACCTGCTGGCTGACTTCTGGCCACACGGTGCCGTAGCTGCCGCCTACGGCGTCTTCGATGCGGACAGTGGCATGGCAAAGCGTGGCACATTCATCATCGATGCCGCCGGAACTGTCCGGTATTCAGTGGTGAACCCGCGCGGCCAGGCCCGGGACCTCCAGGAATACCGCGCGGCTTTGGCCGGCCTGGGGCAGGTCTGA
- a CDS encoding NAD-dependent protein deacetylase, producing the protein MEQRRAGVGLTGFASMPPVAAARPSPDELEILLRIRGVLAGNRFALLTGAGLSTDSGIPDYRGPGSPPRTPMTYQEFTKDAANRQRYWARNHIGWSHLRHADPNQGHHASAELERRGYLTGLITQNVDRLHEDAGSVNVVDLHGRYDQVVCLDCRRTYSRRLLAGVLEELNPEFLPRAAETGLVEMAPDADATVEDQALISSFVVAVCPACGGTLKPDFVYFGENVPKERVERAYGMVDDAGALVVAGSSLTVMSGLRFVRHAARDGKPVIIINRGQTRGDDKATIKLEAGVSEALSWLAAELPAL; encoded by the coding sequence ATGGAACAGCGGCGGGCGGGTGTTGGCCTCACAGGCTTCGCCAGCATGCCGCCGGTGGCCGCGGCGCGGCCTTCCCCGGACGAGCTTGAGATCCTGCTCCGGATTCGGGGCGTCCTCGCCGGCAACCGCTTCGCCCTGCTGACGGGCGCTGGGCTGAGTACTGATTCGGGTATCCCGGACTACCGCGGACCCGGGTCGCCTCCGCGTACTCCCATGACGTACCAGGAGTTCACTAAGGACGCCGCCAACAGGCAGCGCTATTGGGCCCGGAACCACATCGGCTGGTCCCACCTCCGCCATGCAGATCCCAACCAGGGCCATCACGCTTCCGCGGAACTTGAGCGGCGGGGCTATCTCACCGGCTTGATCACCCAGAACGTTGACCGCCTGCACGAGGATGCCGGGAGCGTCAACGTTGTTGACCTGCACGGCAGGTATGACCAGGTGGTGTGCCTGGACTGCCGCCGGACTTATTCCAGGCGCCTGCTGGCGGGGGTGCTGGAGGAGCTGAACCCGGAGTTCCTGCCCCGGGCAGCGGAAACGGGCCTGGTGGAAATGGCGCCGGACGCAGATGCCACGGTTGAAGACCAGGCGCTGATCAGCAGCTTTGTGGTGGCTGTCTGCCCTGCGTGCGGCGGAACGTTGAAGCCCGACTTCGTGTATTTCGGTGAGAACGTGCCCAAAGAGCGGGTGGAACGCGCGTACGGGATGGTTGACGACGCCGGGGCGCTGGTTGTGGCGGGATCTTCTTTGACGGTGATGAGCGGGCTGCGTTTCGTCAGGCACGCTGCCAGGGACGGGAAGCCGGTGATCATCATCAACCGGGGGCAGACGCGCGGCGATGACAAAGCGACGATAAAGCTCGAAGCGGGCGTCAGTGAAGCACTGAGCTGGCTTGCCGCTGAGCTCCCAGCCCTCTGA